GATGAAAGAAAACGCCCACTGATTGAAGCTTAGCTTATAAGAGATGTGGGCGGCTCATCTCCCCGCAACTGGGAACGCCACCCTTTGAAAAAAACTTGGTATAGTTAAAAATGCTCAGAGCAACAAGCTCTGAGCATTTTTGTCTTAATTAACTTGCTAATTATTAGGTTAAGTTGGTGATAAGGTAGTTACTTCTTTACTTACAACGTGTTGATTGTTATTTTGCTCTTCAAGACAGACCCGGTTATGGCTTTTATCCCTTGCTACTTTTAATCTAATGAATGATAATATTTGGCCCGAAACTCTTTAGGAGATAGGTTAAACTTCCTTTTGAATACTCTATAAAAGTAATTGTAATTTTGAAAGCCACAAGATTCTGCAAGATGTTGAAGACGGTAGTGTCCAAGCATGATGCGTTCACGAGCTATGTCTAAACGAAGATCTAGCGTATATTGAATAATGCTTTTACCAAATGTCATTTTAAATAGAGTAGTCGTACGAGAAACGCTCAAGTTTACGTGTTTTGCAACATCCTCAACTTTAAATGGTGTGGTGATATTTTCCTCAATAAATTGTCTCATTTGACAAGCGATAAAGGAATTACCGTTAAAGGACAGTTGATTGGATATTATGCAATCGATCGTCAGACAGAGCGCTTTTGATAAATGATCACAGATTTCTTTGCTTTCGTGTCCTGGCCTTAAATGCTCGTGGGTTAGCTGACGGAAAAAAGTAATAATACCTTGGTTTAAAGGAACCTTTAGTTTGGATGGGCGCTCCATTTTTTGCGCCCATTGATCTATCCATGTCCCTTTAAGAAACAGAAAATAATCGAAGCTATACACTCTCTCAGTCTGATCATGTTGCATCTGGGTATTAATTACTAATCTATATGAGTGACCTGGGGGAACAATGATAAAATCTCCTGCTTTAAGCACTTCTAGATTATCTGCTTCCATTGAGGTGTATTTAGCAACTCCTTCATTCTGTATCCTGAACAAGTAACTATCCATCTTTTCTATATACATATCATATGGTTCTGTATGTTCAGCATATCCGGCTCCTAATATGTTGTTTCTCTCATGAGAAGTATTAGACATAGACTTCATTTACCTCACGCTTTCAGTCAATTTTATGACTTTTTTTGTTATGATCTCAAACACCAAGTAACGAGATATGAAGCTCTTCGGTTTCTTAAAGCACATGCTAAAGGGGGGAAGTCTATCTTTATCACAGATAATCACCCGAAAAATAACGGATTTGCTTATGTTGTGTAAGTAATGGTCAAATTAGCTGCATTTTTGATAGTGTTAGCACATGCTGAATGGTGATTAAGTCAATGTCTCTCTTTCCGTTATGTTCAAGGGTTAGGCCGAAAATCAGGAGATAGGAAAAAATTCAAGAACGTCGAAAATAATGAACGAATATTCTGATAATTATAGTTGCTATATTAGGACTATACTTTTTTGATCGTCATTTTATCACAGGTAATGTCCGTAAAACTCCCGCCTTATATAGAGAGAGGGAAGGTAAATCTATATAGGTGTGAGCTAACGGCCGCAAATGCCCTGATTCACTCAACTATCAATTACTGGAAGAACGGACATTCCCACTGATTGAAGGGGCGTTTTATACTAATAATCATAAAATGACGATCATATTTAGTTTTATTTATTGCTTACTTGAATAATACTAAATCCATATGGTGGCAACTCGAGCCTTGACGTTTCTTTTAAAGGCATGTTATTCCATAGATCAGTTGGTTTTCTGTTTGTAAAATCGACTGGGATTGGGATATTAATTGGATCCTTAGAATTATTAATGGTAATGATGATCGTTTCCTTGTCATTTGTTTTGCTATACGTAACATGGTTCGTTTCATTGTTTGTTTCCAATATAGAAAATTCACCACAGTTACCAAATGCAGTGTGTTCCTTTCTTAACGAGATCAATCTCTGCACTAGCTCCAATAACTCTTGATCTTGCTTATCTTCGTCCCAAATCATACATTTTCGGCAGTCAGGATCATTTTCACCAGTTAAGCCGATTTCATCTCCGTAGTAAAGACTAGGTGTTCCGATAAAAGAAAGCTGGAATAGGAACAGAAGCTTTAGTTTGTCTTTATTGTCATGACACATTGTTAAAATTCGTGGTGTATCATGACTGCCAAGTAAATTAAATGCCACTTCTTGGACGTTTTTTGGATAACAAACTAATACACGTGTGAGTTGATTGGCAAACTCTTCAGCGTTAATGTCACCTTTAGCAATATAGCGTAATGTAGCATTTGTAAACGGATAGTTCATGACAGCATCAAACTGATCCCCTTGAAGCCAAGGTATAGCATCGTGCCATATCTCCCCAAGGATATAAGCATCTGGTTTAACCCTTTTAACAGTAGATCTAAACTCCCGCCAAAATTGATGATCAACTTCATTTGCTACGTCTAATCGCCAACCGTCAATATCAAACTCCTCAATCCAATATTTGGCTACACTAAGAAGATAGTCTTTCACTTCTGAATTCTCGGTATTTAATTTTGGCATCTCATGGGTAAAGGCGAACGTATCGTAATTCGGTTCTGGCAATGGTGTAACAGGAAAGCCTCTTAAATGGAACCAATCAACGAATTTAGATTTTTCTTGATTTTTTAAAACATCTTGAAATTGCTCGAAGTAAAATCC
The Salipaludibacillus sp. LMS25 DNA segment above includes these coding regions:
- a CDS encoding helix-turn-helix transcriptional regulator; this encodes MSNTSHERNNILGAGYAEHTEPYDMYIEKMDSYLFRIQNEGVAKYTSMEADNLEVLKAGDFIIVPPGHSYRLVINTQMQHDQTERVYSFDYFLFLKGTWIDQWAQKMERPSKLKVPLNQGIITFFRQLTHEHLRPGHESKEICDHLSKALCLTIDCIISNQLSFNGNSFIACQMRQFIEENITTPFKVEDVAKHVNLSVSRTTTLFKMTFGKSIIQYTLDLRLDIARERIMLGHYRLQHLAESCGFQNYNYFYRVFKRKFNLSPKEFRAKYYHSLD
- a CDS encoding alpha-glycosidase; this encodes MLKEAIYHRPKNNYAYAYDKETLHIRIRVKKGDVTNVYLIFGDPYEWDKDGWVNSSKPMLLEGSDDLFDYWFVEIKPEFGRCRYGFELYGKNERFIFGEGGFFTSIPKDTNFYFCFPFLNEIDVFKAPEWVKNTVWYQIFPERFANGDPKLNPPNTLPWGSKEPSPTDYFGGDFQGIIDHIDHLVKLGITGIYLNPIFKAATNHKYDTIDYFEIDPQFGDKKTFKKLVKTCHEHGIKVMLDAVFNHSGFYFEQFQDVLKNQEKSKFVDWFHLRGFPVTPLPEPNYDTFAFTHEMPKLNTENSEVKDYLLSVAKYWIEEFDIDGWRLDVANEVDHQFWREFRSTVKRVKPDAYILGEIWHDAIPWLQGDQFDAVMNYPFTNATLRYIAKGDINAEEFANQLTRVLVCYPKNVQEVAFNLLGSHDTPRILTMCHDNKDKLKLLFLFQLSFIGTPSLYYGDEIGLTGENDPDCRKCMIWDEDKQDQELLELVQRLISLRKEHTAFGNCGEFSILETNNETNHVTYSKTNDKETIIITINNSKDPINIPIPVDFTNRKPTDLWNNMPLKETSRLELPPYGFSIIQVSNK